One Cyanobacterium sp. T60_A2020_053 DNA segment encodes these proteins:
- the rsmI gene encoding 16S rRNA (cytidine(1402)-2'-O)-methyltransferase gives MIGKLYLVATPIGNLEDMTLRGLRILKTVDLIGAEDTRHTGKLLHHFEIKTPMMSYHEHNQTQRTPHFLARLQQGDNIALVTDAGTPAISDPGYHLVVACIKADIDIVPIPGANAGINALIASGLPTDRFVFEGFLPTKKKLRDALLLQLRGEERSMIFYEAPHKLRKTLADFADTFGLNREITLARELTKLHEDFWRGTVAGALDFYQSHEPRGEFCIIVRGICQSSQTFLSEAQIKESIEELRALGMSKSEISQHLAKSSQLSRQEIYRLTLNI, from the coding sequence GTGATTGGCAAACTTTATCTAGTGGCTACTCCCATCGGTAATTTAGAGGATATGACTTTACGGGGGTTGCGAATTTTAAAAACGGTGGATTTAATCGGCGCGGAAGATACTCGACACACGGGAAAATTATTACATCATTTTGAGATCAAAACACCGATGATGAGCTACCATGAGCATAATCAAACCCAGCGCACTCCGCACTTTTTGGCGCGCTTACAACAGGGTGATAATATTGCTTTGGTGACAGATGCTGGTACTCCGGCTATTTCTGATCCGGGTTATCATTTAGTGGTAGCTTGTATTAAAGCTGATATTGATATTGTACCAATTCCGGGTGCTAATGCTGGGATTAATGCTTTAATTGCTTCTGGTTTACCTACGGATAGATTTGTGTTTGAGGGTTTTTTACCAACGAAAAAAAAGCTCAGAGATGCTTTATTGCTTCAATTACGGGGGGAAGAAAGGTCGATGATTTTTTATGAAGCGCCCCACAAACTACGCAAAACCCTCGCTGATTTTGCTGATACTTTCGGTTTAAACCGAGAAATTACCCTCGCTAGGGAATTAACGAAGTTACATGAAGATTTCTGGCGTGGCACAGTGGCAGGGGCGCTGGATTTTTACCAAAGTCATGAACCAAGAGGGGAATTTTGTATCATAGTTAGGGGCATTTGTCAATCTTCCCAAACTTTTTTATCTGAGGCACAAATCAAGGAATCTATTGAGGAGTTGAGGGCGCTGGGTATGAGTAAAAGCGAAATTAGTCAACATTTAGCTAAATCTAGTCAGCTTTCCCGTCAAGAGATTTATCGTCTAACCTTAAATATTTAG
- a CDS encoding response regulator, translating into MSQLHDILSINAIPAEYQKLVLNTIIDGVVILKDNRYIYVNSVYEQICGFSAEELIGQEWENHHPAEEIKRLSEIILPQCYEKGFWRGESCCYHKDGRVIRKEISLSVAENNILVGICRDITAEKEMQHQLKTQEFVIRALYKVTSASKLSFEEKLQGIFALGRRFLGFDLAMLTRVDSNGCCLLHFQGGKKYGNFIKTPHTLTLDKALCYQAFQRKEPLILKSIPDSEFHNHPAYTEYHFQSYIGIRVEVMGEGFGSLCFISFQESRNHLNDSSKQLLKLMSQWISYELERQQSQKLLEEKFQQEVLLKKITQSIRQTLDYDELFKRAAQSMGEAFKVNRCHILTYNADQIPPVIPVAEYLSGVESMMVTNIAPSHVRNFHLENVLAEDKVVVTNNVFEDSLLTTMVNTCVANKIKSMLSVRTSYLGEPNGIICLHQCDNFRVWTDSEVELLENIASQFGIAIAQAKLLQQEKEQKQRLELQNQALEEARKGAESANLAKSNFLATMSHEIRTPMNGILGMTELLLDTPLDSQQRDFAETISQSGNLLLGIINDILDLSKIEADKLELNHTIFNVHDAIEEVIKLLQVTACNKSLRLSYVKNYCLPDEYWGDVNRFKQVILNLVSNGVKFTDTGEVRVEIDGVMTGEGSYLLNIAVKDTGIGISDDKCGLLFQPFSQVDTTNSRRYGGTGLGLAISQKLANLMGGEITFNTQYGLGSVFYFSVTLKPSTSPLLGIVSNPAPSTLPKTPLPQERGVRNNLRLLLVEDNPVNYKVARLIFKKLGYDDNSLHLANNGLRALDLLRQNVYDVVFMDLQMPHLDGLATTVKIRELGDLIQQPWIIAMTASALLEDKQKCFAVGMNDYLSKPIKSDRVLQSLQKYGEGRWGKGQGAKGKGQR; encoded by the coding sequence ATGAGTCAACTCCATGATATTTTATCCATAAATGCGATTCCTGCGGAATATCAAAAATTGGTGTTGAATACCATTATTGATGGAGTGGTAATATTAAAAGATAATCGTTATATTTACGTTAATTCAGTTTATGAACAAATTTGCGGTTTCAGTGCTGAAGAATTAATCGGGCAAGAATGGGAAAATCATCACCCTGCCGAAGAAATAAAAAGATTATCTGAAATAATCCTGCCCCAATGTTATGAAAAAGGCTTTTGGCGCGGTGAGAGTTGTTGTTATCACAAAGATGGGCGAGTCATTCGAAAAGAAATATCATTATCGGTAGCAGAAAATAATATATTAGTAGGTATTTGTCGAGATATTACGGCAGAAAAAGAAATGCAACATCAGTTGAAAACTCAAGAATTTGTCATTAGGGCTTTATATAAGGTTACATCGGCATCAAAATTAAGTTTTGAGGAAAAATTACAAGGTATTTTTGCGCTAGGAAGACGATTTTTAGGCTTTGACTTGGCAATGCTGACTCGTGTTGATAGTAATGGGTGTTGTCTTCTTCATTTTCAAGGGGGTAAAAAATATGGTAATTTTATTAAAACGCCTCATACTCTAACTTTAGACAAGGCACTATGTTATCAGGCTTTTCAGAGAAAAGAGCCTTTAATTTTAAAATCTATCCCTGATTCTGAGTTTCATAATCATCCAGCTTACACAGAATATCATTTTCAAAGTTATATCGGTATTCGTGTGGAAGTGATGGGTGAAGGTTTTGGTAGTCTATGTTTTATTTCTTTTCAAGAGTCTCGAAATCATCTTAATGATAGTAGTAAACAACTACTGAAATTGATGTCTCAATGGATTAGTTATGAGTTGGAGAGACAGCAATCACAAAAATTATTAGAAGAAAAATTCCAACAAGAGGTTTTACTCAAGAAAATTACTCAGTCTATTCGTCAAACTTTAGACTATGATGAGTTATTTAAACGAGCAGCGCAAAGTATGGGTGAAGCATTTAAGGTCAATCGTTGTCATATCTTAACTTATAATGCTGATCAAATTCCTCCAGTTATCCCCGTAGCTGAATATTTATCAGGTGTGGAATCCATGATGGTTACTAATATTGCCCCTTCTCATGTGCGTAATTTTCACTTAGAAAATGTGTTAGCAGAAGATAAGGTGGTGGTTACTAATAATGTGTTTGAAGATTCTTTGTTAACTACTATGGTGAATACTTGTGTTGCTAACAAGATTAAATCTATGTTATCGGTGAGAACTTCTTATTTGGGTGAGCCTAATGGTATTATTTGTTTACATCAGTGTGATAATTTTCGAGTTTGGACTGATTCTGAAGTAGAGTTATTAGAAAATATTGCTTCTCAATTTGGTATTGCTATCGCCCAAGCTAAGTTATTACAACAGGAAAAAGAGCAAAAACAACGGTTGGAGTTACAAAATCAGGCTTTAGAGGAAGCGAGGAAGGGCGCTGAAAGTGCTAATTTAGCGAAAAGTAATTTTTTGGCGACGATGAGTCACGAAATCCGCACTCCCATGAATGGTATTTTGGGCATGACTGAGTTATTGTTGGATACTCCTTTGGATAGTCAGCAACGGGATTTTGCGGAGACGATTAGTCAAAGTGGTAATCTTCTGCTGGGTATTATTAATGATATTCTTGATTTGTCTAAGATTGAGGCGGATAAGTTAGAACTTAATCATACTATTTTTAATGTTCATGATGCCATTGAGGAAGTTATTAAGTTGTTGCAAGTGACGGCTTGTAATAAAAGTTTGAGGTTGTCTTATGTGAAAAATTATTGTCTTCCTGATGAGTATTGGGGAGATGTTAACCGTTTTAAACAAGTTATTCTCAATTTGGTTAGTAATGGGGTGAAGTTTACTGATACAGGGGAGGTGAGAGTTGAAATTGATGGGGTGATGACGGGGGAAGGAAGTTATTTGTTAAATATTGCGGTGAAGGATACTGGTATTGGTATTTCTGATGATAAGTGCGGTTTGTTGTTTCAGCCTTTTTCTCAGGTGGATACGACTAATAGTCGTCGCTACGGTGGCACTGGTTTAGGGTTGGCTATTAGTCAAAAGTTAGCTAACTTGATGGGGGGTGAGATTACTTTTAATACTCAATATGGTTTAGGCTCAGTTTTTTATTTTTCCGTTACTTTAAAACCTTCCACTTCTCCTCTGTTGGGGATTGTATCAAATCCAGCGCCCTCCACACTACCAAAAACCCCTCTCCCACAGGAGAGGGGAGTAAGGAATAATTTAAGGTTACTATTAGTGGAGGATAACCCCGTTAACTATAAGGTAGCGCGCTTAATTTTTAAAAAACTAGGCTATGATGATAATTCTCTACATTTAGCTAATAATGGGTTGAGGGCGCTGGATTTGCTGCGCCAAAATGTTTATGATGTGGTATTTATGGATTTACAAATGCCTCATCTTGATGGGTTAGCTACCACTGTCAAAATTAGGGAATTAGGTGATTTGATTCAACAGCCTTGGATTATTGCCATGACGGCTTCAGCTTTATTGGAAGATAAGCAAAAATGTTTTGCAGTGGGCATGAATGATTATCTTAGTAAGCCCATTAAAAGTGATAGAGTTTTACAGTCTCTACAAAAATATGGTGAAGGGCGCTGGGGCAAAGGGCAAGGGGCAAAGGGCAAAGGGCAAAGGTAA
- a CDS encoding 7-carboxy-7-deazaguanine synthase QueE, which translates to MRLTSPVTTTSDNLTREYPLVETFHSVQGEGFWHGVNAFFIRLAGCDVFCPWCDQKETWTTRKYPSVSVAHLVEIVKGNNTNIIIITGGEPLIHDLNPLTTELAKLGKRLHLETSGAHPFSGHFDWVTFSPKVYKKPHASIYDQVGELKVVISDASDLVWAENQGNRLQSGVLKYLQPEWDSPLSKDLIFEYIKNHPQWRLSLQTHKFFGVR; encoded by the coding sequence ATGCGTTTAACTTCTCCCGTTACCACTACTTCCGACAATTTAACCAGAGAATATCCCTTGGTGGAAACCTTCCATTCCGTACAAGGGGAAGGTTTTTGGCATGGTGTCAATGCTTTTTTTATTCGCCTTGCCGGTTGTGATGTTTTTTGCCCTTGGTGCGATCAAAAAGAAACTTGGACTACTAGAAAATACCCATCCGTCAGCGTAGCGCACCTCGTGGAAATAGTCAAGGGTAATAATACAAATATTATTATTATTACAGGGGGAGAACCCTTAATTCATGATCTTAATCCTTTAACTACGGAGTTGGCTAAACTAGGCAAAAGACTACATTTAGAGACATCGGGCGCCCACCCTTTTTCAGGACATTTTGACTGGGTCACTTTTTCCCCTAAAGTATATAAAAAGCCCCATGCTTCTATTTATGATCAAGTTGGTGAGCTTAAAGTGGTGATTAGTGATGCTAGTGATTTAGTATGGGCTGAAAATCAGGGTAATCGATTGCAGTCAGGGGTATTAAAATATTTACAACCAGAATGGGATTCCCCTCTCAGCAAAGACTTAATTTTTGAATATATTAA
- a CDS encoding cupin domain-containing protein: protein MEYTYLPDLPTTTVSHNQEIKKKTIIENGKIPHITNFAQAHFPPQQIAYTHSHDDMWEVFLIVSGKGKIKVKGQEFILKPGVCITVAPHETHEIINDGCEELITNYFGIAE, encoded by the coding sequence ATGGAATACACCTATTTACCAGATTTACCAACCACTACAGTTTCCCATAACCAAGAAATTAAGAAAAAAACCATTATTGAAAATGGGAAAATACCTCATATTACCAACTTTGCCCAAGCGCACTTCCCCCCTCAACAAATAGCCTATACTCACAGTCATGATGATATGTGGGAAGTATTCCTAATTGTGTCAGGAAAAGGTAAAATAAAGGTTAAGGGACAAGAATTTATCCTTAAACCGGGGGTATGTATTACGGTAGCGCCCCACGAAACCCACGAAATCATTAATGATGGGTGTGAAGAATTAATCACTAACTACTTTGGTATTGCTGAATAA